From one Planktothrix agardhii NIES-204 genomic stretch:
- the pacS gene encoding copper-transporting P-type ATPase PacS has translation MKTSYLRLKGMGCASCANTIETAIQNVNGVGICHVNFGAEQATVEFDPDQTNIEQIQQAVTDAGYTAQPLEDTNSNLKDSEKENQEIEQKLTRKVLISAIVSGFLVIGGLPMMTGLNLPFIPPWMHNPWLQLILATPILFWSGQSFFMGAWKGLKRHQADMNTLIAVGTGSAYLYSVFVTFFPQFFLNQGLSADVYYESAVVIITLILLGQLLENKARGKTSDAIKKLIGLQAKTARVIRSGEEIDIPIETVNLGDIIRVRPGEKIPVDGEVIEGNSTVDEGMVTGESIPVEKYPGYEVIGATINKTGSFKFRASRVGKDTVLAQIVQLVQQAQGSKAPIQKLADQVTGWFVPVVIAIAIATFILWFNLTGNITLAITTTVGVLIIACPCALGLATPTSVMVGTGLGAEHGILIKGADSLELAHKIQTIVLDKTGTLTAGKTSVTHYITVGGTNNDHELKLLKLAAAIEQQSEHPLAEAIVEYAKTQGVNFPLPEINDFQALGGMGVQGYISDQLVQIGTSRWMEDLGIKTEPLQQYQSSWEAEGKTISWIALDGEIEGIFAISDAVKPTSKTAIQALQKMGLEVVMLTGDNQKTAEAIASEVGIKRVFAEVRPDQKANMIKSLQNERKGQNKQDQIVAMVGDGINDAPALAQADVGIAIGTGTDVAIAASDITLISGDLIGIVTAIKLSKATMNNIRQNLFFAFIYNSAGIPIAAGILYPLTGWLLNPIIAGGAMAMSSISVVTNALRLRQFKLN, from the coding sequence ATGAAAACAAGCTATTTACGATTAAAAGGAATGGGGTGCGCCTCCTGCGCCAATACTATAGAAACAGCGATTCAAAATGTGAATGGGGTTGGGATTTGTCATGTTAATTTTGGGGCGGAACAAGCAACAGTTGAATTTGATCCAGATCAAACTAATATTGAGCAAATTCAACAGGCGGTTACGGATGCGGGATATACGGCTCAACCCCTAGAAGATACAAATTCTAACCTCAAAGATAGTGAAAAAGAAAACCAAGAGATTGAACAAAAATTAACCCGAAAAGTGTTAATTAGTGCCATTGTCAGTGGGTTTTTAGTCATTGGAGGATTACCGATGATGACGGGTTTAAATTTACCTTTTATTCCCCCATGGATGCACAACCCTTGGTTACAATTAATCCTAGCAACACCCATTCTATTTTGGTCAGGTCAATCCTTTTTTATGGGAGCATGGAAAGGATTAAAACGTCATCAGGCGGATATGAATACTTTAATTGCTGTGGGAACAGGATCGGCTTATTTATATTCTGTTTTTGTTACCTTTTTCCCGCAATTTTTCCTAAATCAAGGGTTATCGGCGGATGTTTATTATGAATCTGCGGTTGTAATTATTACCTTAATTTTACTAGGTCAATTATTAGAAAATAAAGCCAGAGGAAAAACCTCCGATGCGATTAAAAAATTAATCGGATTACAAGCCAAAACCGCCCGGGTAATTCGGTCTGGAGAAGAAATTGATATTCCGATTGAAACTGTTAATTTAGGGGATATTATTCGGGTACGTCCCGGGGAAAAAATCCCCGTGGATGGTGAAGTTATTGAAGGTAATTCTACGGTGGATGAAGGAATGGTGACGGGGGAAAGTATTCCCGTTGAAAAATATCCTGGGTATGAGGTTATTGGAGCTACAATTAATAAAACTGGAAGTTTTAAATTTCGAGCTTCACGGGTGGGAAAAGATACGGTATTAGCCCAAATTGTGCAGTTAGTTCAACAGGCGCAGGGGTCAAAAGCACCAATTCAAAAATTAGCAGATCAGGTTACAGGCTGGTTTGTTCCGGTTGTAATTGCGATCGCGATCGCTACTTTTATTCTCTGGTTTAATTTAACCGGAAATATCACTTTAGCCATTACTACAACCGTAGGAGTTTTAATTATTGCTTGTCCCTGTGCATTAGGATTAGCTACACCGACTTCTGTAATGGTTGGAACGGGTTTAGGGGCAGAACATGGGATTTTAATTAAAGGAGCAGATAGTTTAGAATTAGCCCATAAAATCCAAACTATTGTATTAGATAAAACCGGAACTTTAACCGCAGGAAAAACATCCGTAACCCACTATATAACCGTCGGAGGAACGAATAACGATCATGAATTGAAGTTATTAAAATTAGCCGCAGCTATTGAACAGCAATCGGAACATCCGTTAGCAGAAGCGATTGTTGAATATGCTAAAACTCAAGGAGTTAATTTTCCCTTACCTGAAATTAATGATTTTCAAGCCTTGGGGGGAATGGGAGTTCAAGGTTATATTTCAGATCAATTGGTACAAATTGGCACCTCTCGCTGGATGGAAGATTTAGGAATTAAAACCGAACCTTTACAACAGTATCAATCGAGTTGGGAAGCGGAAGGAAAAACAATTTCTTGGATAGCATTAGATGGAGAAATAGAAGGGATATTTGCTATTTCCGATGCAGTTAAACCCACTTCTAAAACGGCAATTCAAGCGTTACAAAAAATGGGTTTAGAGGTAGTTATGTTAACAGGGGATAATCAAAAAACCGCCGAAGCGATCGCATCGGAAGTGGGAATTAAACGGGTATTTGCAGAAGTTCGTCCCGACCAAAAAGCGAATATGATTAAATCCTTACAAAATGAACGGAAAGGGCAAAACAAACAGGATCAAATTGTAGCAATGGTGGGGGATGGAATTAATGATGCTCCGGCTTTAGCTCAAGCGGATGTGGGAATTGCGATTGGAACTGGGACAGATGTGGCGATCGCTGCTAGTGATATTACCTTAATTTCAGGGGATTTAATCGGGATAGTTACGGCTATTAAACTGAGTAAAGCTACGATGAATAATATTCGCCAAAACCTGTTTTTTGCCTTT